The genomic DNA TGCACGGACTCGCCGCGCCGCTGCTCCTGCGTCGGATGAGTCCGGCGGGACGCGCGAAGCTCCGCTGACGCCACCCTCTTCGCAACGCAGCGCGGCGGATGACACACTGACCTCATGCCTCAAGACGGACTCGACCCCCGCCAGACCCGACGCATGCCGGAGATGCTCGACGAGTTCCAGCGCGCCGAGGGGCACCCGCACTTCCGCGTCGACGTGGAGCGCATCCGCTTCTCCCCCTTCTACTCACGGCTCTCCGCGGTCACCCAGGTGATCTCGCAGACCGGCGCCGGGCTCGCCGTGCACAACAGGCTCACCCATTCGATCAAGGTCGCGGCCGTGGCACGGGCGATCGCGACGCACCTGTCGACGCGTACCGACGAGGCGAGCCGGATCGTCGCCGAGCTCGGCGGCGCGCATCCGGTCGTGGTCCAGGCCGCCGCAGCAGCGCACGACCTCGGTCATCCCCCGTTCGGGCACCTGGGTGAGCACACTCTCGATCGCCTGGCGCGCGCCCGGTTCGGGCTGACCGAGGGATTCGAGGGGAACGCGCAGACCTACCGCATCCTCACCCGCCTCGACGAGCACGATCGCCCGGGCGTCGGACTCAATCTCACCGCGGCGGTGCGCGCCGCCGTGCTGAAGTACCCCTGGCGGCGCGGCCTCGGCGGAATCCGCCGCGGCGGCACGAGCAAGTTCAACTACTACGCGGTCGACGAGCAGGACGCACGTCAGGCGCTCGCCGCCTATCCCCTGATCGGCGAGGGACAGCAGACGGCCGAGTGCTCCATCATGGACATCTCCGACGACATCGCCTACTCGCTGCACGATCTCGAGGACTTCTATCGCGCCGGCCTACTGACCCCCACGACGCTTTCCACCGAGTTCCGGGCTTGGCACCGCGACCTCACCCGGCTCCGCGTCGCCGACCAGGACTTCCTCGCCGCCGATACCAGGACTCCGGGGCACTCGCTCGAGCTGCTCTGGCGCCGGCTCCGCGGCAAAGACGGCTGGATCGCGGATGCGGATGCCTTCGGCGCAGCCGTGGCGAAGGTCGGCGCCGAGGTGATCGACGGGCTCCTCGCCGAACCGTTCGATGGCTCCCTCTCCAGCGAGCGGTCCCTCGCGAGATTCACGACGGCATGGATCGCGCGCCTGCAGTCGTCGATCGAAGTGCACCGGAACCCCGACATCCGCTCGGGCCACGTCAGCCTGAACCGGCAGGCCTGGCACGAGGTCGCAGTGCTCAAGTTTCTGCACGAGCGGTTCATCCTCGAACGCCCGGATCTCACCGTCTACCAGCGCGGACAGGCCAGCGTCCTGGAGCGGCTCGTCAGCGGCTTCGCCGCCTGGCTCGACGACCCCCTCGACGCCCGCCGCGCCCCGCGCCGACTGCTCGACCTCGTGCAGCTCGCCGACGACGACTATCGCCGGTTGCGGAAAGATGCGCCGGAGCTGCTCGAGACGCACACCGCCACGGAACTCCATGCTTTCGCCCGTGGCCGCGGCATCATCGACTACGTCGCCTCGCTCACGGACGCCCAGGCCGTGTCGCTCGACGCGATGCTGGCGGGTCGGACCGAGCGTCTGTGGGATGCCGGTCAGGGGCTGTGACGCCCTCGGCCGCAGGCCGGCCGCTCAGTTCAGCCCGTGCTCGAACGCGAACACCACCAGCTGCACCCGATCACGCAGCGCCAGCTTGGCGAGGATCCTGCTGATGTGCGTCTTCACGGTCGCCTCGCTGAGGTACTCACGGGCAGCGATCTCGGCATTCGACAGACCCCGAGCGGCGAGAGCGAAGATCTCCCGTTCGCGGTCGGTGAGGTCGGCGTACTGAGGCGGAACCGGCTTCGGCGCCTCGGTGAAGTGCTGGAAGAGGTCGCGGGTGGCGGATGCCGCGATCACCGACGACCCCGAATGCACGGTGCGGATCGCGGCGAGCAGGAACTCCGGATCGGCGTCCTTCAGCAGAAAGCCGCTCGCCCCCTGGCGGATCGCCCGCGCGGCGGCCTCGTCGAGGTCGAAGGTCGTGAGCATCACGATGCGCGGTGGATCGGGCTGGGAGAGGATCTCCGCCGTCGCGGTGAGCCCGTCCATCACCGGCATCCGGATATCCATCAGCACGACGTCGGGCCGGGTCTCCCGCACCACGTCGAGGGCCTGACGGCCGTCTCCCGCTTCGCCGACGACATCGAGGTCGGGTTGGGAGGCGACGAGCATGCGGATGCCGGCACGGAACAGCGCCTGATCATCCACGAGAACGACCCTGATCATGCCCTGCCTCCGATGGGGAGCGTCGCCCGGACGACGAACTGTGCGCCCTGATGCTCAGCCTGCAGGTTACCGCCGACGAGTTGCGCGCGCTCGCGCATGCCGATGACGCCGTGCCCTCCCTGGCCGACGACCCGCTCGCCGGTCACGGTGTTGCGCACCTGGATGTCGACGCGATCAAGGAGCCAGGCGAGGTGCACGTCGACCGCGCCGTCGCCGTGCCGGATCGCGTTCGTGAGCGCCTCCTGCAGGATGCGATACACCGCGAGCTGGATCGCCGCCGGCGGCTCGCCCGGAGGCATCGGATCGACGGTGATGCGGGGCTCGACCCCGGCGTGCCGCACCTGCGCGAACAGCGTCTCGAGGTCGGCCAGCGTCGGTTGCGGGCCGTCGCCCTGGCGATGGCGGAGCTGGGTGAGCAGCATCCGGACATCGGAGAGCGCACCGCGTGCGGTCTGCGCGATCGTACCCAGGGCTTCCTGCGCCAGCTCGGGCTGCACGGCGGCCGCGTAGCGCGCGCCGTCGGCTTGGGCGATCACGACCGCGAGTGAGTGCGCGACGATGTCGTGCATGTCCCGGGCGATCCGCACTCGTTCCTGCTCCTCCGCGGCGACGGCTTCGGCCTGGGCCTTGGCCACCTGCGTCTCCCGCCCCTTCACCACCACTCGCCACAGCAGTCCGGTCCCCCACGACATCACCATCGCGAGCACGAAGACCGAGCCGATCAGCGCCGCACTCGTCGCGACCCTCAGGGTGCTCGAGGCATCGGTCAGAAGTCCTGACCAGATCAACGCGAAGTAGATGCCGCCCAGCACCCCGCCAACGAGTGCCGAGACGCCGCCGATCCACAGCACCCGCCTGCTTCCCCATGCCGATGTCGCGAACAGGACGAGGAGAATGGCGATGTTGTACGCAGACGGCGGGAGCCCAGCCCCCATCTGGATGACCGCCCCGATCCACGCGATTCCGAGGGCGAGCGCGGGCGAGAGGCGACTGATCGCGGCCGCACCCCAAAGGATCACGCCGACGACGACATAGATCGTGACGGCGATGGGACCGGAGTGGATCCAGACGCTCAGCTCATTCGTACCGGCAAGGAAGGACAGCGGCGCCGTCACGGCGAAGCCGATGACCGCGCCGACGATGTCGAGCACGAGCCAGGTACGGGAGACGGGGCGGATCACTCCCCTACGCTACGCGGCGCCGCGCGCTTCCCGCATCCGCCTCGAGATGTATCCCGCGGCGGACGTCAGGCGCGGCAGAGGATCTCGCCGTGGGGCACGAGGTACCAGCCGTCTTCGGCATCCGCCCAGCGCTTCCACGCGTCGCTGATCGCCTGCAGATCCGTGGTGGTCGCGCGACCCTCCCGCACCAACTGCCTGGCCAACGCGGACTCGAGAATACGGTCTGCCCACATCCCGCCCCACCACGCGCGTTCGTCCGGCGTCGCGTAGCACCAGGTCGACGCGGTGGCGCGGACATCCGTGAAACCCGCCTGCCGCGCCCAGGACAGCAGCTGCCGGCCGGCGTCGGGCTCTCCGCCGTTCGCCCGTGCCGCAGCGCGATAGAGCTCGAGCCACCGATCCAGCTCCGGAAGCAGCGGGAACCAGATGAAGCCCGCATAGTCGGCGTCGCGCGCGGCGACGATGCCACCGGGCACCGTGACACGGCGCATCTCACGCAACGCCTGCACCGGGTCAGCCACGTGCTGCAGCACCTGATGCGCGTGCACGACGTCGAAGCTGTCATCGGCCAAGCTCAGGGCGTGCACGTCCTCGACGGAGAAGTCGACGTTCGTCACCCCACGGCTCGCGGCGAGTTCGCGCGACAGCGACAGCGCCGCATCATCGATCTCCGTCGCGGTGACCCGATCGACGACGCTGGCGAAGTCCATCGTGATCGTGCCCGGTCCCGCTCCCACGTCGAGAAGTCGCGTCGAGGCGCCGAGGTGGGGCCGGAGGTACTCCGCCGAATTCGCGATGTTCCTGGTGTTGTGCGAACGGAGGACGGATTCGTGATGTCCGTGCGTGTACGAGGCCATGCGTGCCATTCTGGCAGGCCGATCAGCGGCGATCGGTCGGCGGTCAGTGCAGGTCGGCGACGGCCCGACGGATGCTGTCGCGATCGGGCTTGCCGGATGGGAGCGTCGCCAACTCGTCCACGAGGATGAGCCGCGCGGGTCTGGCGTGCTTGCCGAGCTCGGCAGCCACCACCTCGCGGGCATGGGCCAGCTGCTCGGACTCGCTGCGGCGGAGCGCCTCACCGCGGGCGGCGACGATGACGGATGCCTCTCCCCAGCGTGCGTCCTCCACCCCGACGACCACCGCCTGATGCAGCCCTGGCACCAGGCGCACGATGCGCTCGACGCGGTCGAGTGAGATGTTGATGCCGCCCGAGACGATGACGTTGTCGGCCCTGCCGTGCACCCGCACAATGCCGTCCTCGTCGACGAGCCCGAGATCGCCGGTGCGGTACCAGCGGATGCCGTGCCGGTCGCGCACGAACGTTCGCGCCGTCAACTCTGCATCGCCGAGATAGCCGTCGGCGAGCATCGGGCCGGCGAGGTGCAGCTCGCCATCGACGGCGTGCACAGCGACCGTGTCGAGCGGCACGCCGTCGTAGACGCACCCGCCGCTCGTCTCGGTCGATCCGTAGGTGCGCACGAGCGGAGCACCGAGATCAGCGGCCCGCTCCCGCAGTGGCTCGGGCAGCGCCTGGCCGCCGACGAGGATCGCCCGGTACGCCCGCAGTGCCGCACGTACCCCTGGTTCGTCAGCCGCATCGAGGAGCGTGGCGAGCTGCGCCGGCACGAGAGCGGTGAACAGCGCTTCGTCGCCCCGGCGCACCATCGACAGCGTCGCCTCTGCGAACGAGCTGGGAGAGAACCGCCCCTCCGGCGCGACGGGCTCGGTACCGGCGAGCGCCGAGCGCACCAGCACCTGGAGCCCGGCGACGTAACCCACCGGGAGAGCCAGCAACCAGCGCCCGCTGCCGATCCGAGCCGCGGTCGCCTCTGCGCTCGCCCGCAGCGCTTCGCCGCTCAGTGAGACCCTCTTCGGGACGCCGCTGGATCCGGAGGTCGCGATGACCGCCGCTGTGCCGTCCGGCACCCGCTCCGGCGCGCCGGCGAGCATTCCGAATCCGAGCGCCGGCCCGCCGTCGAGGGCGTGGCGCAGTGCGGCGAACACCTCGACGGGGTCGTCGGCATCCGTCGGAATCAGCGAGACCATCCGTCACTCCCCCGCAGGCATGATCTGCTCTCCACAGTTCTGGTCGGGAGCGGGTCGTGCGCGATCGATGACATGACGGCCTAGTAGTGCCAGGGGAAGGAGGACCAGTCCGGGTCGCGCTTCTCGAGGAAGGAGTCGCGCCCCTCGACCGCCTCGTCGGTGCCGTATGCGAGGCGGGTGGCCTCACCGGCGAAGACCTGCTGGCCGACGAGACCGTCGTCGACGGCGTTGAAGGCGAACTTCAGCATGCGGATCGCGGTGGGCGATTTGGTGAGCACGGTGCGCGCCATCTTCAGCGCTTCACGCTCGAGTTCGGCGTGCGGGACGACGCGGTTCACAGCGCCTGCTTCATAGGCGCGCTGCGCCGAGTACTCCTCGGCGAGGAAGAACACCTCGCGCGCGAACTTCTGTCCGGTCTGGCGCGCCATGTACGCCGAGCCGTAGCCGGCGTCGAAGGATCCGACGTCGGCATCCGTCTGCTTGAACCGCGCCTCTTCGGCGCTCGCGATGGTCAGGTCGCAGACGACGTGCAGGGAGTGCCCGCCACCGGCAGCCCAGCCGGGAACGACAGCGATGACGACCTTGGGCATGAAGCGGATGAGGCGTTGCACCTCGAGGATGTGCAGGCGCCCTGCTCGCGCCGGGTTCTGCACAGCCGTCTCGTCGTCGGAGTACTTGTAGCCGTCGCGACCGCGGATGCGCTGATCGCCACCGGAGCAGAACGCCCAGCCGCCGTCCTTCGGGCTCGGCCCGTTTCCGGTGAGGAGCACGGCGCCGATCTTCGGATCCTGGCGCGCGATGTCGAGAGCCCGGTAGAGCTCGTCGACGGTGTGCGGGCGGAAGGCGTTGCGCACCTCAGGGCGGTTGAACGCGATGCGGGCGACGCCACCGTCGTGCGAGACGTGCGCGGTGATGTCGGTGTACTCGGCGGCACTCTTTCCGTCGACACCGGGCGCGAGCACCCATTCGGCGGGATCGAACAGGTCGGAGACGAATGCGTTGGCCACGGGATCCAGCCTATTCCTCACCTCGCCCTCACCACGCAGGGAGCGCCGCCTCCCGGGAGAGGCGGCGCTTCCTGACGATGCGGATCACGCGCGGCGCGCACGCATGGTCTTGATCCAGCCGTCCACCGCATCCCACGCGGCGAACGCCACGAGGGCGAAGCCGGTGATGACGGTGAGGACTTCCATCGTGTCGCTCTCGACCCCGTTGCCGGTGAAGACGAAGCTCAGGAACTGCGGGTTGATCAGCTCGCCGCGCACGAGCAGCGTGACCGACCAGACGGCGAAGGCGACGGCCAGCAGGGTGTTGATCACCGCAGCGCCGACGGTCCACCGCCGCTTCGCGTACACGGCGACCGACAGCAGCGCCTCAGCCACGATCAGTGCGAAGAAGAGGCTGATCCCCCACGGCCACAGTCCCGGGTTCAGCAGCGGAATGGGATCGCCGCCGGTCGGGAAGAACCCGATGAAGGCATCCCAGAACACCGCCCCGACCCCGATCGCGAGGAACACGAGTGACGCGATGGCGTCTGCCCGCCCTGCGCCGCTCGGCGTCGGTTCCGGCAGCTGGTCGACATCCCATTTCACCCCGGTGTCGGCGCCGGTGCGCTCGAGCACGAAGAAGACCAGCGTCACCCAGAAGCAGACGTGCACGATGACCGAGATGCCCACGCCGATCGCGGCGCCGATGATCTCGCCGACGGAGGCTCGGTCCAGCGCCTGCGCGAGCGCGACGCCGCCCATCGCGCAGATCGGCACGATGACCAGCAGGAGCTTCAGCAGGCGCCACCAGGTCAGGAAGTACTTCGGACCGATCAGGTGCAGCGGCTGATCGGCGTAGCCGGCGGCCAGAATGCCGGGGTCGCCGAGCTCGGTGAGGACGGCGCGCTCGGCATCCGTCCGGCTCTCGCCCTGCTCGACGCGCGCTTCGACGGCGTCGGAGATCGACGCCTCGAGTTCGGCGCGGACGTCGTCCTGCGCGGTCGGCGTCAGGCTCTTGACCGTGGCCGCGATGTAGCGCTCGGTCAGTGTGTTCGTGGACATCTCAGTTCTCCTCTGCGGTGAGACCCGCGATCGCAGTGGTCAGCGATCGCCATTCGTCGGTGAGGGTGTCGGCGAGGCGCATGCCGGCATCCGAGGTGCGGTAGAACTTGCGAGGCCGCGCCTCGTCGGTGTTCCACTCGCTCGTGAGGTACTCCTGCTTCTCCAGACGGCGGAGCAGCGGGTAGAGCGTGTTGGCGTCGGTGGCGAAGCCGCGGCGCTCGAGATCTTCGAGCAGTCCGTAGCCGTACCCCGGGGCGCGCAGCAGCTGCAGGCACGCCAGCACGATCGTGCCGCGCCGCAGTTCCTGCAGGTGCGTATCGAGGATCTCGTTCATGTTCATCACATTACTGTGCGTCACACACTATTGTCAACGACACATTCCTGTGCGCTTCAATGACCGGCTCGCCTGAGCCGCGACCGACGTTGGAACGAGACCGCTAGCGTGGGTTTCATGTCAGTGGAGATCACACGCATCGACCCGTTCGACGACGCCGCGGTCGATGCCTGGTGGGATGCCTACGCCACGGCCGAACGCGCGGATCGCGGCCCCGCCGCGCCGCTGTGGAGTCGCGAGGAATCGCGCAGCGAACTGCAGCAGGACTCGACGGTGGTGGAGCGCCGCGCTTTCCTCCTGCGCTCGGACGGCCTCGTCGTCGGATCAGCAAGTCTGGCGCTGCCCCGCAAGGACAACACGCACATCGCGCACCTCGCGGTGTGCGTCCGCCCGGAACACCGACGCCGCGGTTTCGGCTCCACGGCGTTGGCGTTCCTCGAGGGCGAGGCGCTGAACGCCGACCGCACCACCGCGCAGTCGGCGGCGTCGTGGCCGCACGAGCTCGGGCCCGAGGGAGCCGGCGCACCCGGCCGAGAGTTCGCTCGGCGGCATGGATACACGCTCGCGCTCGGCGATCTGCAGAGCCGCCTGCCTCTCCCGGTCGACCCCGCTCTCTTGGACCGCATCGAGGCAGACATCGCTGATGCGATCGCGGGTTACGAGATCCGCAGCTGGGTCGGCCGCGTGCCCGATGACGTCGTCGAGGGCTGGGCGATCCTCGATGCATCGGTCGATACCGAAGCGCCGAGCGGCGATCTCGACATCGAGCCGGTCACGCCAGACGTCAGCAGCATCCGCGAGTCGGAAGAACTCATCGAACGACAGAGCCGTACATCCTTCGGCACGATCGCTCTGGCGGCAGACGGTTCAGCAGCGGCGTACACGCAGCTGGTGGTCTCCGGCGACGACGGCAACGCCTACCAATGGGGCACCCTGGTTCGCGGCGCCGACCGCGGGCACCGGCTGGGCACGGCGGTGAAACTGGCGAACCTGCGGATGCTGCAGCACGAGGCACCGCAGGCCCGCGCCGTCTACACCTACAACGCCGAGTCGAACGCGCACATGCTGGCCGTGAACATCCTGCTCGGCTTCCGCCCGAGCGAGCGGATGGGCGAACTGCAGAAGCGCCTCCTCGGCTGACCAGGAGCATGGTTCATAACTCAGGAGAAATTTCTAGAAGGACCCGCAGCGTCCCCGGCAACACGCCGATCATCGCATCGCACGCCACCTCGAGCGACGAATTCTCCTGAGTCATGAACCGGCGCGCGGGCGGCGCGGATGCCGCGTGACGGCGTCGACGGGGCACAATGGGCACATGCTCCCGACGACGCTCGCAGATCTCCTCGATTCGGCCAGGGTGGTCGCACTCCCGATGCACACGCGCTTCCGCGGCGTCGACACCAGGGAGGCGCTCCTGTTCGAAGGACCGGAGGGATGGGCGGAATTCTCGCCGTTCCTCGAGTACGGCGACGACGAGGCATCCGTCTGGCTGTCAGCCGCGATCGACTTCGCCTGGCGTGCACAGCCGGAGCCGCTGCGCGACCGGGTCAACGTGAACGCGACTGTTCCGGCCGTCGACGCGGCCCGCGTCGCCGAAGTACTGTCGCGATTCGCCGGATGCCGCACGACCAAGGTCAAGGTCGCAGAACCGGGACAGGCCCTCTCCGACGACATCGCCCGGGTTCGCGCGGTGCGCGAAGTCATGGGACCGGAGGGGCGCATCCGCATCGATGCCAACGGTGCGTGGAACGTCGATGAGGCGGAACGCGCCGTCCACGCCCTGAACGAGTTCGACCTCGAGTACGTCGAACAGCCGTGCGCGACCGTGCCGGAGCTCGCCGAGCTGCGACAGCGGGTGAAGTACATGGGCATCCCTGTCGCCGCAGACGAGAGTGTGCGGAAGTCATCGGATCCCCTCGCCGTCGCGCGCGCCGGTGCTGCGGATCTGCTCGTGATCAAGGCGCAGCCGCTCGGCGGGGTCACGCACGCCCTGCAACTCGTCACCGCGGCGGGTCTCCCGGCCGTCGTGTCCAGCGCCCTCGACACGGCCATCGGCCTGTCGCAGGGCGTGACGCTGGCGGCGGCCCTCCCGCGACTCGACTACGACTGCGGCCTCGGCACGTCTTCGCTCTTCCTCGACGACGTCGCGGACTTCCGGGCGGAGAACGGCAGCATTCCGGTCGGGCGGGTGACTCCGGATGCTGCGGCCCTGGAGCGCCTCGCGGCATCCGCCGATCGACGCGAGTGGTGGCTGGCGCGGCTCGAGCGCTGCTACGAGGTTCTCGCGGCGCGCTGACGTCGGTTCGCGACCGACCTCACCTCTCCAGCAGCAGCAGCTCCACGAGCCGGCCGAGTTCCTCGCTGCCGGCATGACGAAGCTGGGCTGCGTCGTGTCCCGCCATCGCACCGCGCACCGTCATCCCCTCCCAGACGATCATGAGCATCCGGGCCGCGGTCTCGGCGGGCAGTCGCAGCCGGAACGTGCCTTCGGCGACGATGTCGGTGATGATCTCGGCGATGCTCGACACCATCTCCCGCTCCTGCGCGAGGTAGGCCGCACCGAATGAGGGATCGCGGAGCGCGCGGATGCGGATCTCGCTCATCATCATCACGCCGAGGCGATCATCGCCGCCCGAGTCCATCACCTGCTGCACGAGCTCGACGGGGTCGCATCCATCAGCGAGCGCACCGCTCACCGCGAGTTCGGCGACGCGCGCCCGCACGGCGCTCACCCGTACCTCGGCGACGCTGCCGGCGAGCATCAGGAAGAGCTCGTCCTTGGATTCGAAGTTCGAGTAGAAGGCGCCGCGCGTGAAACCGGCGCGCTCGCAGACGGCCTCGACCGTCGCTCCTTCGAGGCCGACTTCGGCGAAGACCTGAGCCGCAGCCTCCAACAGACGGGCGCGCGTGTTCTCGCGGCTCCGGGTAGCCGGTGTCGTCATCGAAACCTCCAGCCTTCACTCTCGCACGACCACCGCGCGGATGTCTCACACCCGGTGCACAGCCTTTCGCGCGCTGATGACCCTACGATACATGTATGTATCGGATACATCCGTGTATCCAAATCGGATCGACGGAGGAACCGCGTGTCCACTCTCCTGTCCTCGCTCGGACGCTGGTCGTATCGGCATCCGTGGCGCGTGCTCGCGTCCTGGCTGCTCGCGCTCGGCCTCGCCGGCACCGGCGCGCTCGTGCTGGGCGCCGGTACCGACAACAGCTTCTCGATCCCCGGAACCGAATCGCAGGCGGGCCTCGAGCAGCTCTCCCGCTCGTTCCCGCAGGTGAGTGGAACCAACGCGCAGTTCATCGTCGTCGCGGCCGACGGTGATCACGTCACCGATGACGCCTATCGCGAGCACATAGAAGACACGGTGGACGATCTGTCCGACCTCGACGAAGTGCTCGCGGTGACCTCGCCCTACGACGAAATGGTCACGGGCATGGTCAATGAAGACGAGACCGCCGCCATCGTGCGCCTGCAGTTCGACGGCGAGGCGAGCGATGTCTCCGCCGAGACGAAAGACGTCCTGAACGCCGCCGTCGACGACCTGGCGGCCGCGCTTCCGGACGGCAGCCAGACACAGCTCGGCGGCGACCTGTTCGCGCTGTCCATGCCCACGATCACGATCACCGAGGCCGTCGGTCTCCTGATCGCGCTCCTGGTGCTCATCGTCACGTTCCGCTCGTTCGTGGTCGCCGGCCTCCCCCTGCTCACCGCGATCCTGGGAGTCGGAATCTCGATGGCCGGCATCTTCGCCGCCACCGCCTTTGCGACCGTCTCCTCGACCACGCCGCTGCTGGCGCTGATGCTGGGACTCGCGGTCGGGATCGACTACGCGCTGTTCATCATGGCGCGGCACCAGGATCAGGTCCGCGACGGAGTGGATCCGGAAGAGTCCGCCGCCCGCGCGGTCGGCACCGCCGGCTCTGCCGTCGTGTTCGCCGGGATCACGGTGCTCATCGCGCTGATCGGTCTCGGTTTCGCCGGCATCCCGTTCCTGACGACGATGGGCATCGCCGCATCCGTCGCCGTCGCCATCGCCGTCGCGATCGCGGTGACCCTGACGCCCGCGCTCCTCGGGTTCATGAAGGGCAGGGTCGCTGGTCGGCCCAAGAAGGTGCGGATGCCGAAGAAGGGCGCCCCCGTTCGCGCGCCGCGCCGCGCCGCCAGCGCGCGCTGGGTCGAGGGTGTGACCCGGCGTCCGGTGCTGACGTCCCTCGCCGTGATCATCGGCCTGGGCATCGTGGCCATCCCCGCGCTCAGCCTCAACCTCGCTCTACCCAACGCCGGAGTGCTCCCCCAGGA from Microbacterium sp. LWO13-1.2 includes the following:
- a CDS encoding helix-turn-helix domain-containing protein, whose protein sequence is MTTPATRSRENTRARLLEAAAQVFAEVGLEGATVEAVCERAGFTRGAFYSNFESKDELFLMLAGSVAEVRVSAVRARVAELAVSGALADGCDPVELVQQVMDSGGDDRLGVMMMSEIRIRALRDPSFGAAYLAQEREMVSSIAEIITDIVAEGTFRLRLPAETAARMLMIVWEGMTVRGAMAGHDAAQLRHAGSEELGRLVELLLLER